A part of Amycolatopsis lurida genomic DNA contains:
- a CDS encoding response regulator — MRVILAEDSTLLREGLVRLLAEEGHEVVASVGDGDALLSTTAAYQPDVIVTDVRMPPTHTDEGLRAALEIRQRWPEIGVLVLSQYVEKRYAAELITGDGERVGYLLKDRVAQVGEFLDALDRVAAGGAAFDPEVVRRLLARTTHTDPLAKLTVREREVLEKMAQGHTNAGIAESLFVSLSAVEKHVNAIFDKLGLASTAGYSRRVLAILRYLGS; from the coding sequence GTGCGGGTGATCCTCGCCGAGGACTCGACCCTGCTGCGCGAGGGGCTGGTCCGCCTGCTGGCCGAAGAGGGGCACGAGGTCGTGGCGTCGGTCGGCGACGGTGACGCGCTCCTCTCGACGACGGCCGCCTATCAGCCGGACGTGATCGTCACCGACGTCCGTATGCCGCCGACCCATACCGACGAGGGGCTTCGCGCGGCGCTCGAGATCCGGCAACGCTGGCCGGAAATCGGGGTGCTGGTGCTCTCGCAGTACGTCGAGAAGCGCTACGCCGCCGAGTTGATCACCGGCGACGGTGAGCGCGTCGGCTATCTCCTGAAGGACCGGGTCGCTCAAGTGGGCGAATTCCTGGACGCGCTCGACCGCGTCGCCGCGGGCGGGGCGGCGTTCGATCCGGAGGTCGTCCGGCGGCTGCTCGCGCGGACCACACACACCGATCCGCTCGCGAAACTGACCGTCCGCGAGCGCGAAGTGCTGGAGAAAATGGCGCAGGGCCACACGAACGCCGGGATCGCCGAGTCGCTGTTCGTGTCGCTGAGCGCCGTCGAGAAGCACGTGAACGCCATCTTCGACAAGCTCGGACTGGCCAGCACCGCCGGGTACAGCCGTCGCGTCCTCGCGATCCTGCGGTACCTCGGTTCCTGA
- a CDS encoding ArsR/SmtB family transcription factor, which yields MDGDLFKAIGDATRRTILDELTEKDGQTLFEICGRLTMKHGLASSRQAISQHLAMLEQAGLVHTRRQGRYKFHHIDTSPLRSIVERWPIDREEPNP from the coding sequence GTGGACGGCGACCTGTTCAAGGCGATCGGCGACGCGACGCGACGCACCATCCTGGACGAGCTGACCGAAAAGGACGGTCAAACCCTGTTCGAGATCTGCGGCAGGCTGACCATGAAACACGGCCTGGCCTCGTCACGGCAGGCCATCTCGCAGCATCTCGCAATGCTCGAACAGGCGGGCTTGGTGCACACCCGGCGACAGGGCCGCTACAAGTTCCACCACATCGACACGAGCCCGTTGCGGTCGATCGTCGAGCGGTGGCCCATCGACCGAGAGGAACCGAACCCGTGA
- a CDS encoding VOC family protein, translated as MIRINITSVFVDDQAKALEFYTEKLGFIKKHDVPTGDARWLTVVSPANPDGVELLLEPDGHPAAKPFKQALTDDGIPFTQFAVDDVYAEVDRLKGLGVEFTQDAVDMGPVVTAVFDDTCGNLIQLATMK; from the coding sequence GTGATCCGGATCAACATCACCAGCGTCTTCGTCGACGACCAGGCCAAGGCGCTGGAGTTCTACACCGAAAAGCTGGGGTTCATCAAGAAACACGACGTGCCCACCGGCGACGCCCGCTGGCTCACCGTGGTCTCCCCCGCTAACCCCGACGGTGTCGAACTGCTACTGGAGCCGGACGGCCACCCCGCGGCGAAGCCGTTCAAGCAGGCACTGACCGACGACGGCATCCCGTTCACCCAGTTCGCCGTCGACGACGTGTACGCCGAGGTCGACCGGCTCAAGGGCCTGGGCGTCGAGTTCACGCAGGACGCCGTCGACATGGGGCCCGTGGTCACCGCCGTCTTCGACGACACCTGCGGCAACCTGATCCAGCTCGCCACGATGAAGTAG
- a CDS encoding VOC family protein — translation MNVLASTVSLTVDDVAASSRFFTEHFGFTEQMAAEGFVSLGHETAKMTIVLLRAGIEVLPENLRQQRASGVIVAFTVEDLEAEEKRLREEGVEITLPLREEPWGERLLMVTDPNGVPVELVEWVQQ, via the coding sequence ATGAACGTCCTTGCCTCCACCGTCTCGCTGACCGTCGACGACGTCGCCGCATCCAGCCGTTTCTTCACCGAGCACTTCGGCTTCACCGAGCAGATGGCCGCGGAGGGCTTCGTCTCCCTCGGGCACGAAACCGCGAAGATGACCATCGTCCTGCTTCGGGCGGGGATCGAGGTCCTTCCGGAGAACCTGCGTCAGCAGCGTGCGTCCGGGGTTATCGTGGCCTTCACGGTCGAGGACCTCGAAGCCGAGGAGAAGCGCCTGCGCGAAGAGGGTGTCGAGATCACGTTGCCGCTGCGGGAAGAGCCGTGGGGAGAGCGCCTCCTTATGGTCACCGACCCGAACGGCGTGCCCGTGGAACTCGTGGAATGGGTGCAGCAGTAA
- a CDS encoding TetR/AcrR family transcriptional regulator encodes MTSTDVGLRELKKQETRQLISDQATLLFIEKGFEETTIAEIAAAARVAKKTVTNYFARKEDLALDQHEEFTNGLANAVRDRKPGESALAALRRTFLDAVAEHSPVIGFTGPVFAKMVLESPTLTARLRELHELREAALAELLASETGAAPDDVTPIMAAAELNAIDRVLFREVLRRSHAGESNAEIAKALTKATRRAFELLEPAFGDYAIRE; translated from the coding sequence ATGACCAGCACGGATGTGGGTTTGCGCGAGCTCAAGAAGCAGGAGACACGGCAGCTGATCTCCGACCAGGCGACGCTGCTCTTCATCGAGAAGGGGTTCGAAGAGACGACGATCGCCGAGATCGCCGCGGCGGCGAGAGTCGCGAAGAAGACCGTCACGAACTACTTCGCACGCAAGGAGGACCTGGCGCTCGACCAGCACGAGGAGTTCACCAACGGGCTGGCGAACGCCGTCCGGGACCGGAAGCCGGGTGAGTCGGCGCTGGCCGCACTACGGCGCACCTTCCTGGACGCGGTGGCCGAGCACTCGCCCGTGATCGGCTTCACCGGGCCGGTTTTCGCCAAAATGGTGCTGGAGAGCCCGACCCTGACCGCCCGGCTGCGTGAACTGCACGAACTGCGGGAAGCGGCGCTCGCGGAACTGCTCGCGAGCGAGACCGGAGCCGCCCCGGACGACGTCACCCCGATCATGGCCGCCGCCGAGCTCAACGCGATCGACCGCGTCCTCTTCCGCGAGGTCCTCCGGCGCTCGCATGCCGGCGAGAGCAACGCCGAGATCGCCAAAGCGCTGACGAAGGCGACACGACGGGCTTTCGAGTTGCTGGAACCGGCGTTCGGTGACTATGCGATCCGTGAATAG
- a CDS encoding DUF4241 domain-containing protein, whose translation MSEGTLLDVVYCEGWDPAAGAVIGRLSSGTARGRDAAGEQYAVALVRPGTEVPLVLLEIAWKHCFARTVQFDESGRRRGFFEFRVLEDGALFLMKVEQWTYRFDDQEEFDKKSAGHLEMSFGPDGKGWIHQAPQGYGGGSSSGQVSKQVSELTMPKPAFGDWEPLANSGPLTLRTPDAPDADPSLPVDERPWRPSVPLRPSGIDEMFTAGTRYSLNGDHRLVEVELQDAGKLRMPSGRLVAADPAFLDADAEYFTVTVPPGEYQVEVSVIRFVDEPAHERVAAAKLVVADIPVATWETALWPGQNALFLGDGEFYGYGVDSGTGCFADAAALPEEMGDELLEKFEEVDPYIDVTPDGAEGNIIAFTTGWGDGSYPTWIGRAADGTPVCFVTDMLVLNRARMMAS comes from the coding sequence ATGTCTGAGGGGACCTTGCTGGACGTCGTCTATTGCGAAGGCTGGGATCCGGCCGCCGGCGCGGTGATCGGAAGACTCTCGTCCGGCACCGCGCGCGGGCGCGACGCCGCCGGAGAGCAGTACGCCGTCGCCTTGGTACGTCCTGGCACCGAGGTGCCGCTGGTGCTCCTCGAAATCGCGTGGAAGCACTGCTTCGCCCGCACGGTGCAGTTCGACGAGTCGGGCAGGCGCAGGGGTTTCTTCGAGTTCCGGGTATTGGAGGACGGCGCGCTGTTCCTCATGAAGGTCGAGCAGTGGACCTACCGGTTCGACGACCAGGAGGAGTTCGACAAGAAGAGCGCCGGCCATCTGGAGATGTCCTTCGGCCCGGACGGCAAGGGATGGATACATCAGGCGCCTCAGGGTTACGGCGGCGGCTCCAGCAGTGGCCAGGTGAGCAAGCAGGTGTCGGAGCTGACGATGCCGAAGCCCGCCTTCGGTGACTGGGAGCCTCTCGCGAATTCGGGGCCGTTGACCCTCCGGACCCCGGACGCGCCCGACGCCGATCCGTCGCTGCCGGTCGACGAACGTCCTTGGCGGCCGTCGGTTCCGCTGCGCCCTTCCGGCATTGACGAGATGTTCACCGCGGGCACGCGCTACTCGCTGAACGGCGACCACCGCCTCGTCGAGGTCGAACTCCAAGACGCCGGGAAGCTCCGCATGCCCAGCGGCAGGCTCGTGGCGGCGGACCCGGCGTTCCTGGACGCGGACGCGGAGTACTTCACGGTCACCGTGCCGCCCGGTGAGTACCAGGTCGAAGTCTCCGTGATCCGGTTCGTGGACGAGCCGGCCCACGAACGGGTCGCGGCCGCCAAACTCGTCGTCGCCGATATTCCCGTCGCCACCTGGGAAACCGCGCTCTGGCCCGGGCAGAACGCGCTTTTCCTCGGGGACGGGGAGTTCTACGGCTACGGCGTGGACAGCGGCACGGGCTGCTTCGCCGACGCGGCCGCCCTTCCCGAGGAAATGGGCGACGAACTCCTGGAGAAATTCGAGGAGGTGGACCCGTACATCGATGTCACTCCGGACGGAGCCGAGGGCAACATCATCGCGTTCACCACCGGCTGGGGCGACGGCAGCTATCCGACCTGGATCGGCCGGGCGGCCGACGGGACGCCGGTCTGCTTCGTCACCGACATGCTGGTCCTCAACCGCGCCCGGATGATGGCGTCATGA
- a CDS encoding PPOX class F420-dependent oxidoreductase, whose product MTFTDDEIAYLRSQPLARFATLSEDGEQPDVVPLAFEFDGTHFWVGGVGASVLATRKFRNIRAGRSKVALVIDDMVSFDPFVARGIRVYGEADEPIERVGAVGPGIYARVTPKVSWSWNMAGEPAGETWYPSRRVVHGEA is encoded by the coding sequence ATGACCTTTACAGACGATGAGATCGCATACCTGCGCTCGCAGCCTTTAGCCCGCTTCGCGACCCTCTCCGAGGACGGCGAACAGCCTGATGTCGTCCCGCTGGCGTTCGAATTCGACGGCACGCATTTCTGGGTCGGCGGAGTGGGCGCCTCGGTCCTCGCGACCCGGAAGTTCCGCAACATCCGGGCGGGGCGGAGCAAAGTCGCCCTGGTCATCGACGACATGGTCTCCTTCGATCCGTTCGTCGCCCGCGGTATCCGCGTCTACGGCGAGGCCGACGAGCCGATCGAACGAGTGGGAGCGGTCGGCCCGGGCATCTACGCGCGCGTGACGCCGAAGGTGTCGTGGAGCTGGAACATGGCGGGCGAACCCGCGGGCGAGACGTGGTACCCGTCGAGGCGAGTGGTGCACGGCGAGGCGTGA
- a CDS encoding dihydrofolate reductase family protein, which translates to MRELIVTENCTIDGVIELTGDWFSPGDTDPDVDRSDVLAVLEEQRENSDALLLGRVTFEDMRGYWPKQTEDTTGISAYLDSVDRYVVSSTLTEPAWQNTTVLSGEVRSEIEKLKGAEGKDIVTTGSISLVRALIAEGLVDEYRLFVYPVVAGEGRRLFEGVTGVPKLRLAEERTFASGIVLLRYRAASR; encoded by the coding sequence ATGCGGGAGCTGATCGTCACCGAAAACTGCACGATCGACGGCGTCATCGAACTGACGGGCGACTGGTTCAGCCCTGGCGACACGGATCCGGACGTGGACCGGTCGGACGTCCTGGCCGTGCTCGAAGAACAACGTGAGAACTCCGACGCGCTCCTCCTCGGACGCGTCACCTTCGAAGACATGCGCGGCTACTGGCCGAAGCAAACCGAAGACACGACGGGAATCTCCGCCTACCTCGACTCAGTGGACAGGTACGTGGTCTCGAGCACGCTGACGGAGCCGGCATGGCAGAACACGACGGTGCTCTCCGGTGAGGTGCGTTCGGAGATCGAGAAGCTGAAGGGCGCCGAAGGCAAGGACATCGTGACGACCGGCAGCATCTCGCTGGTGCGGGCGCTCATCGCCGAGGGACTGGTCGACGAGTACCGGCTTTTCGTCTATCCCGTCGTGGCCGGTGAAGGCCGCAGGTTGTTCGAGGGTGTTACCGGCGTTCCGAAGCTTCGCCTGGCGGAGGAGCGGACGTTCGCGTCGGGGATCGTGCTGCTGCGCTATCGGGCCGCGTCGCGCTGA
- a CDS encoding class I SAM-dependent DNA methyltransferase has protein sequence MISETDTGDDPADGWFPESVAAGYDAPGGANAPEVVTPAVDVLEDLADGPVLEFAAGTGRIAIPLAARGVPVSGLELSRAMADRIAGKPGGDAVEVTIGDMTKTRVPGEFSLVYLVYNTISNVTTQDGQVDVFRNAATHLRPGGLFLIEVGLPELRRLPPGQDIVPFAMAPGYVGFDQYDVVRQEFTSNHVTVSPEGEGRFRRIPFRYAWPAEMDLMARIAGMRLKYRWADWDRSELTAESTKHVSVWERAVPS, from the coding sequence GTGATCAGTGAGACGGACACGGGAGACGACCCGGCGGACGGCTGGTTCCCCGAGAGTGTGGCCGCGGGCTATGACGCGCCAGGCGGCGCGAACGCGCCCGAAGTGGTGACGCCCGCGGTGGACGTCCTCGAAGACTTGGCCGACGGTCCGGTGCTCGAGTTCGCCGCCGGGACCGGACGGATCGCGATCCCGCTGGCGGCACGCGGTGTACCGGTGAGCGGTCTCGAACTGAGCCGGGCGATGGCGGACCGGATCGCGGGCAAGCCGGGCGGCGACGCGGTCGAGGTCACGATCGGCGACATGACGAAAACCCGGGTGCCGGGCGAATTTTCGCTGGTGTACCTGGTCTACAACACGATCAGCAACGTGACCACCCAGGACGGCCAGGTCGACGTCTTCCGCAACGCGGCCACGCACCTGCGGCCGGGCGGGCTGTTCCTCATCGAGGTCGGCCTGCCGGAGCTGCGCCGCTTGCCGCCCGGTCAGGACATCGTCCCGTTCGCGATGGCGCCCGGCTACGTCGGGTTCGACCAGTACGACGTCGTCAGGCAGGAGTTCACTTCGAACCACGTCACGGTGTCACCGGAGGGAGAGGGGCGGTTCCGCCGCATTCCCTTCCGGTACGCGTGGCCCGCCGAAATGGACCTCATGGCGCGCATCGCCGGAATGCGCCTGAAGTACCGCTGGGCGGACTGGGACCGTTCGGAACTCACCGCCGAGAGCACCAAGCACGTGTCCGTGTGGGAGCGCGCCGTTCCGTCGTGA
- a CDS encoding MFS transporter — MSAPVRHDGRLSAALVCTALAGAVIGSVGAPLITPVATGLHVSLDAAQWTLTVTLFSGAIAGPVLGRLGGGPYRRTTILVTLALVMAGGLLTVLPLPYMALVIGRGLQGLGVAAGALLMSVARAHLPPERSTSTIAALSVASTVGIGVGYPVVSLLDQLAGLRVAYGFGFLLSAVAFLIAWRMLPVEAPGEPPRIDVPGALLLALGTLGALLLIAVPSLWATTWQAGGLLAGTAALLAVWAFIELRTTEPLVDLRLLGQGSVLRANLAILVAGAGLYLLFSLFTRYVQTPADAQYGFALPGVAAGAALIPFSLFGFVAGKAIPRVNGRWRYLVSTLFAVAGALLFAVGSRSFVLVLAAIALLGFAAGGIFAVMPELVLVGVPQGETASVLSINQIARSIGMAVGSALAGLLLGAATPDGALFPTRDGYLTTALWALPLLVVSAVIITTERRAPTRTRAWCSRR; from the coding sequence ATGAGTGCCCCCGTCCGGCACGACGGACGGCTGAGCGCCGCACTCGTGTGCACGGCGTTGGCGGGGGCCGTGATCGGCAGCGTCGGGGCGCCGCTGATCACCCCGGTCGCCACCGGGCTGCACGTGTCCCTCGACGCGGCGCAGTGGACGTTGACGGTGACGTTGTTCAGCGGCGCGATCGCGGGCCCGGTCCTGGGCAGGCTCGGCGGCGGCCCGTACCGCCGCACCACGATCCTGGTCACCCTGGCCCTGGTCATGGCCGGCGGATTGCTGACGGTGCTCCCGCTTCCGTACATGGCGTTGGTGATCGGCCGCGGCCTGCAGGGGCTCGGGGTCGCGGCCGGGGCGCTGTTGATGAGCGTCGCCCGCGCGCACCTGCCGCCCGAGCGCTCGACCTCGACGATCGCCGCGCTGTCGGTCGCGTCGACCGTCGGCATCGGAGTCGGCTACCCGGTGGTCAGCCTCCTCGATCAGCTCGCGGGGCTGCGCGTCGCGTACGGATTCGGCTTCCTCCTCTCGGCCGTCGCGTTCCTCATCGCCTGGCGGATGCTGCCTGTCGAAGCGCCTGGTGAACCGCCCCGGATCGATGTCCCCGGCGCGCTGCTCCTCGCTCTCGGCACGCTCGGGGCCCTCCTGCTCATCGCCGTGCCCTCCCTGTGGGCGACGACGTGGCAGGCCGGTGGTCTCCTCGCCGGTACCGCCGCGCTCCTGGCCGTGTGGGCGTTCATCGAGCTGCGCACGACGGAGCCGTTGGTCGACCTTCGGCTGCTCGGCCAAGGCTCCGTCCTCCGCGCGAACCTGGCGATTCTCGTGGCCGGGGCGGGTTTGTACCTCCTGTTCAGTCTCTTCACCCGCTACGTGCAGACGCCTGCGGACGCCCAGTACGGATTCGCGCTCCCCGGTGTCGCCGCGGGCGCGGCGCTGATCCCGTTCTCATTGTTCGGATTCGTCGCGGGGAAAGCGATTCCGCGCGTCAACGGGCGGTGGAGGTACCTGGTCTCGACCCTGTTCGCCGTGGCAGGCGCGCTGTTGTTCGCCGTCGGCAGTCGGTCGTTCGTTCTCGTCCTCGCCGCGATCGCCCTGCTCGGATTCGCCGCCGGCGGCATCTTCGCGGTGATGCCCGAACTCGTGCTCGTCGGTGTGCCGCAAGGGGAAACGGCCAGTGTGCTCTCGATCAACCAGATCGCCCGCAGTATCGGCATGGCCGTGGGCAGCGCCCTCGCCGGGTTGCTGCTCGGCGCCGCCACTCCGGACGGCGCGCTGTTCCCCACCCGGGACGGCTATCTCACGACGGCTCTGTGGGCGCTGCCGTTGCTCGTCGTCAGCGCGGTCATCATCACGACGGAACGGCGCGCTCCCACACGGACACGTGCTTGGTGCTCTCGGCGGTGA
- a CDS encoding TetR/AcrR family transcriptional regulator, which yields MTVRMSGPERRAQVLAIAAEEFARHGLHGASTEAIAKTAGITQAYVFRMFGTKKALFLELVQAAFERLSDAMRDAGEGETGLGALSAMGAQYFDLLADRTGLLLQLQGFAACGDPEVRDVVRSCFARMWDTAEHGTGLDPVTVKTFLAFGMLLNAGAAMDVGQVDAVWAEGVRTRIQPGLFTHVTTETNR from the coding sequence ATGACGGTACGGATGAGCGGACCCGAACGACGTGCCCAGGTGCTGGCCATCGCCGCGGAGGAGTTCGCGCGGCACGGGCTGCACGGGGCGTCGACGGAAGCGATCGCGAAGACGGCGGGGATCACGCAGGCGTACGTCTTCCGGATGTTCGGGACGAAGAAGGCCCTGTTCCTGGAGCTGGTCCAGGCCGCTTTCGAGCGGCTCAGCGACGCGATGCGAGACGCGGGCGAAGGGGAGACCGGCCTCGGCGCGCTTTCGGCGATGGGTGCCCAATACTTCGATCTGCTGGCCGATCGGACTGGATTGTTGTTGCAGCTTCAGGGCTTCGCCGCGTGCGGAGACCCGGAGGTACGTGACGTGGTGCGGTCGTGTTTCGCGCGGATGTGGGACACGGCCGAGCACGGCACCGGGCTCGACCCGGTGACCGTGAAGACGTTCCTCGCCTTCGGGATGCTGCTGAACGCCGGCGCCGCGATGGACGTCGGGCAGGTCGACGCGGTCTGGGCCGAGGGGGTTCGCACCCGGATCCAGCCGGGCCTGTTCACACACGTCACCACCGAGACGAACCGATGA
- a CDS encoding ImmA/IrrE family metallo-endopeptidase: protein MTRVDVEADVIAWARDRSGLPVADLERRFPRLPSWVAGSTAPTLNQLEEFAEATHTPVGFFFLSEPPVEDVPLPDFRTRRSSGVTHPSPDLLDTIYLVQQRQEWYRNHVISLGQDPVSVVGSATIRTRVIDAAQQIREALRPASGEPYNPRDVGDAFRLISESAEEIGVLVMANGVVGSNTHRRLNPDEFRGFALADRYAPVVFVNGADTKSAQNFTLIHELAHIWLGETALSGIDPRSSADENASEKWCNAVAAEVLAPLRVVRDLFQRQAELQGEAQRLANIFKVSTLVILSRLHEAGLVDWTTYRAAYAQEEARLRALLAKPRESSGGNFYNTHVVRTSRNFARAVLISAAEGSTLQREAMQLLGLKTRETFDKLANHLGVS from the coding sequence GTGACCAGAGTGGATGTGGAAGCAGACGTGATCGCGTGGGCACGCGATCGCTCTGGCTTGCCCGTAGCCGACCTGGAGCGCCGCTTCCCTCGCCTGCCCAGCTGGGTCGCCGGCTCCACCGCCCCAACGCTCAATCAGCTCGAAGAATTCGCCGAAGCCACCCACACGCCAGTCGGCTTCTTCTTTTTGAGTGAACCTCCAGTTGAGGACGTGCCATTACCAGATTTCCGAACGAGGCGCAGCTCGGGAGTGACTCACCCAAGCCCCGACTTGCTCGACACAATCTACCTCGTGCAACAGCGCCAGGAATGGTACCGGAACCACGTCATTTCCTTGGGGCAAGATCCAGTTTCGGTCGTTGGTTCCGCGACCATCCGAACCAGAGTAATTGACGCTGCGCAGCAAATTCGCGAAGCACTCCGCCCGGCAAGCGGGGAACCCTACAACCCGAGGGACGTCGGCGACGCGTTCCGACTAATAAGCGAGTCCGCAGAAGAGATCGGCGTACTCGTCATGGCTAACGGCGTAGTAGGAAGCAACACCCACCGGCGACTCAACCCAGACGAATTTCGAGGATTTGCGCTTGCCGATCGCTACGCTCCCGTCGTGTTCGTGAACGGCGCCGACACAAAATCTGCGCAAAACTTCACGCTCATCCATGAACTCGCGCACATATGGCTAGGCGAGACCGCCCTGAGCGGAATTGACCCACGTTCATCGGCAGATGAGAACGCGTCGGAGAAATGGTGTAACGCAGTTGCAGCCGAAGTCTTGGCTCCGCTAAGGGTTGTCCGCGATCTTTTCCAGCGACAAGCAGAGCTGCAAGGCGAAGCCCAAAGGCTTGCAAATATTTTCAAGGTCAGCACTCTCGTAATTCTGAGTCGATTACACGAGGCAGGGCTTGTCGATTGGACCACCTACCGCGCAGCGTATGCACAGGAAGAAGCGCGCCTACGCGCACTCCTTGCCAAACCCCGAGAGTCATCCGGCGGGAATTTCTACAACACACACGTCGTCCGCACTAGCCGAAACTTCGCCCGCGCTGTCTTAATTAGCGCCGCCGAAGGGAGCACCCTTCAGCGCGAGGCGATGCAATTACTTGGACTGAAGACCCGGGAAACGTTCGACAAGCTGGCAAACCACCTGGGGGTTTCCTAG
- a CDS encoding DUF4411 family protein — protein sequence MYLLDSNVFIEAKNSYYGFDFCPAFWDWLVKANAARRVWSIEKVRDELVDAQDDLSKWVQGISPGFFLKPVSQSFPNLAKVSNWANTRGFDAAAVSTFLATADYYLVAEALTYGFTVVTREKYDANCKKRIKIPNACKELGVSCITSHELLRREKPQFILGP from the coding sequence GTGTACCTACTTGATTCGAACGTTTTTATCGAAGCCAAGAACTCCTACTACGGATTCGACTTCTGCCCCGCTTTTTGGGATTGGCTTGTCAAGGCCAATGCGGCTAGGCGAGTTTGGAGCATCGAAAAGGTTCGCGACGAGTTGGTCGACGCGCAGGATGATCTTTCCAAATGGGTTCAGGGAATCTCTCCCGGCTTCTTCCTCAAACCAGTTTCCCAAAGTTTTCCAAATCTGGCAAAGGTAAGCAACTGGGCCAACACGAGAGGTTTCGATGCGGCAGCCGTGTCAACCTTTCTTGCGACTGCCGACTACTACCTCGTAGCAGAAGCACTGACATATGGCTTCACGGTCGTAACACGAGAAAAGTACGATGCAAACTGCAAGAAACGAATCAAGATTCCTAACGCCTGCAAGGAACTGGGCGTATCTTGCATAACATCACATGAACTTCTCAGGCGCGAAAAGCCTCAGTTCATACTAGGCCCCTAG
- a CDS encoding GntR family transcriptional regulator, whose translation MAEPAYVSIAGDYARRIRTGELSPGTQLPSYWEIAQRSGVSDIVVRKAIELLRNQGLVRSESRRGVFVASRTNLVRISPERQMQDPETTFGNETEREVRVERDIEQVAATSEIAEALGLEIGSEVSRVVTRASEGGRPISISDTYQPAQIEGISTAKVLEETIRDRIPSAEHAEWLQVSSGGLVKSVHQRFVDADGGVVMVSDVSYPRDRYDAFVFRMTLD comes from the coding sequence GTGGCGGAGCCAGCATATGTATCCATTGCAGGCGATTACGCGCGTCGTATCCGGACGGGAGAACTATCGCCGGGCACTCAGTTGCCGAGCTACTGGGAAATTGCTCAAAGAAGCGGCGTTTCGGATATCGTGGTCCGAAAGGCGATCGAGTTGTTGCGCAACCAAGGGCTTGTGCGCTCAGAGTCGCGTCGCGGAGTTTTCGTCGCCAGTCGTACCAACTTGGTTCGAATCTCGCCCGAGCGGCAAATGCAAGATCCTGAGACCACTTTTGGCAACGAGACTGAACGCGAGGTTCGAGTCGAGCGGGATATTGAGCAAGTGGCCGCTACGTCGGAAATCGCCGAAGCGCTCGGCCTGGAAATTGGCTCTGAGGTGTCCCGGGTTGTTACCCGGGCTTCAGAGGGAGGGCGGCCGATTTCAATTTCTGATACCTATCAGCCTGCGCAAATTGAGGGTATTTCGACCGCAAAAGTCCTCGAAGAGACGATTAGGGATCGAATTCCCTCGGCTGAGCATGCAGAGTGGCTGCAGGTAAGCTCGGGAGGGTTGGTGAAGTCGGTCCATCAGCGGTTCGTTGATGCAGACGGGGGAGTCGTCATGGTTTCGGACGTTTCTTATCCGCGTGACCGCTACGATGCGTTCGTCTTTCGGATGACGCTTGACTAG
- a CDS encoding NUDIX domain-containing protein: MSLIGSLAAKIAARFDDRDPVFYAADVLLFAKSRTGLLHVLLIERGWDPHKGRLAAPGGHVDAGETSEQAARREAAEETGLDLTRVPLHRVGIYDQPGRDARGRYVSVAYTAVLPDMPAPVAGDDAAAAAWMPLHVATRLAQQGRFAFDHADMLFDACRIHGW; this comes from the coding sequence ATGTCGCTGATTGGTTCGCTCGCCGCGAAGATCGCCGCGAGATTCGATGACCGTGACCCGGTGTTCTACGCCGCCGATGTGCTGCTGTTCGCCAAGTCCCGCACTGGCCTGCTGCACGTGCTCCTGATCGAACGGGGCTGGGACCCGCACAAGGGCAGGCTCGCCGCCCCGGGCGGCCACGTCGATGCCGGGGAGACCTCGGAACAGGCGGCCCGCCGGGAAGCCGCCGAGGAAACCGGCCTGGACCTGACCAGGGTGCCGCTGCACCGGGTCGGGATCTACGACCAGCCGGGCCGCGACGCTCGGGGCCGGTACGTGTCGGTGGCCTACACCGCGGTCCTGCCGGACATGCCCGCCCCGGTTGCCGGGGACGACGCGGCAGCAGCGGCCTGGATGCCCCTGCACGTCGCCACCCGGCTCGCCCAGCAGGGCAGGTTCGCGTTCGACCATGCCGACATGCTGTTCGACGCCTGCCGGATCCACGGGTGGTGA